The window TAGAAGGCTAATTCCGCTTAGCGGAGTTTGCTCGATTTGCAGGGCGCGGCAAACTCGCTAAACAGAACGTCGATATTCAATCAAGGGGAAGGAAATCCGGATGGCAAAGGACAGTTTGTGCGCAATCGTGACGGGGTCCGCCTCCGGCCTGGGTGCTGCGACCGCGGAAATTCTCGCACGGAGCGGGGCGCGGCTCGTCATCAACTATTCCTCGAGCCAGAAGGAAGCGGAGGCGACCGCTGAGCTGTGCCGCAAGGCGGGCTCACCGGAAGTTCTAGTCGCGCAGGGCGACGTCTCGAAGGATGACGATTGCCGCAAGATCGTTGCGGCAGCTGGCGGCTGGGGCCGGCTCGACGTGCTCGTCAACAATGCCGGCACCACCAAGCATGTCGCTCATGCCGATCTCGATGGATTGTCGGCGGAAGATTTCCAGCGCCTGTACGGCGTCAACACCATCGGCCCGTTCCAGATGGTGCGCGCGGCGCGCAGCCTGCTCGAGGCCGGCGCCAAGGCCTCGGGGCGGCCGTCGGCCGTGGTCAACATCTCCTCGGTCGCCGGCATCAGCGGCGTCGGTTCGTCGATCGCATACGCCGCGAGCAAGGGCGCGCTCAACACCATGACGCTGTCGCTGTCGCGCGCGCTGGCGCCGCTGATCCGCGTCAACACGGTATGCCCGGGCTATATCGATACGCCCTGGTTCACCAAGGGCCGCGGCGAGGCTGGCGCCAAGCAGGTACGCGACAGCGTCGTGGCGAAGGTGCCGCTGAAGGTCGCATCATCGGCGGAAGACATCGCGCAGCTCGTCTGCTTCCTGGCGTTGCCGGCCTCCAGCAACATGACCGGCGAGGTCGTGCGCATGGATGCGGGCATGCATTTGGTGACGTGAAGTCGCGCGGCTAGCGCGGCAAATACAGGCGTCGTCCCGGCGAAGGCCGGGACCCATAACCACCGAATTCAGTTTGGCGAAGACTGGCAATTCCCGGTTTCGCGCCTCACCACCTGTTGTGGTTATGGGTCCCGGCCTTCGCCGGGACGACACCGAACTTGTGGATCGGCCACACCGCAAAACGAGTGTGTTCACCCCTTGATCACACCGCTCGCCACCAGCCGGTGCCAGATGAACAGCACCACGACGGCGCCGATGGTGGCCATGATGAATCCCGCGCCCTGGTCGGGACTGTAGTGCCCGATGGCCTGGCCGATGAAGGTCGCGAGAAACGCGCCGGCGATGCCGAGGATGGTGGTGAGGATGAAGCCGCTCGGATTGTTCGGTCCCGG of the Bradyrhizobium sp. WSM1417 genome contains:
- a CDS encoding GlsB/YeaQ/YmgE family stress response membrane protein → MSMGGLLWIIVVGFVAGLIARWLAPGPNNPSGFILTTILGIAGAFLATFIGQAIGHYSPDQGAGFIMATIGAVVVLFIWHRLVASGVIKG
- a CDS encoding SDR family NAD(P)-dependent oxidoreductase, with product MAKDSLCAIVTGSASGLGAATAEILARSGARLVINYSSSQKEAEATAELCRKAGSPEVLVAQGDVSKDDDCRKIVAAAGGWGRLDVLVNNAGTTKHVAHADLDGLSAEDFQRLYGVNTIGPFQMVRAARSLLEAGAKASGRPSAVVNISSVAGISGVGSSIAYAASKGALNTMTLSLSRALAPLIRVNTVCPGYIDTPWFTKGRGEAGAKQVRDSVVAKVPLKVASSAEDIAQLVCFLALPASSNMTGEVVRMDAGMHLVT